A genome region from Hydrogenoanaerobacterium saccharovorans includes the following:
- the cysE gene encoding serine O-acetyltransferase encodes MFKGLRKDIRAIRERDPAARNSMEVLLLYSGLHALIYYRFSHWFYKHKMFFIARFISQFARFCTGIEIHPGAKIARGVLIDHGAGVVIGETAEVGEGCTIYQGVTLGGTGKDKGKRHPTLGKNVMVGSGAKILGPFKVGDNAKIAAGAVVLEPIPADATAVGVPARVVRQGNKKVTQDLDQVHIPDPVSQELCKLLMKIEALENRVKELEDSRN; translated from the coding sequence ATGTTCAAAGGTTTGCGCAAAGATATACGTGCCATTCGTGAGCGAGACCCGGCAGCACGCAACAGTATGGAGGTACTATTACTTTACTCAGGATTACATGCACTTATTTATTACCGATTTTCCCACTGGTTCTATAAGCATAAAATGTTTTTTATAGCCCGGTTTATTTCGCAGTTTGCTCGTTTTTGTACCGGCATTGAAATTCACCCGGGCGCAAAAATTGCTCGTGGTGTGCTTATTGACCATGGTGCAGGCGTGGTTATTGGCGAAACTGCCGAAGTGGGCGAGGGTTGCACCATCTATCAAGGGGTTACCTTGGGCGGTACGGGCAAAGACAAAGGCAAACGCCACCCTACCCTCGGCAAAAATGTAATGGTTGGCAGCGGTGCTAAGATATTAGGGCCCTTTAAGGTGGGCGATAATGCAAAAATTGCTGCAGGTGCTGTCGTACTTGAACCAATCCCTGCCGATGCAACTGCGGTTGGTGTGCCTGCCAGAGTGGTGCGTCAGGGCAACAAAAAAGTAACACAAGATCTCGATCAGGTGCATATCCCCGACCCTGTCTCGCAGGAATTGTGTAAGCTCCTGATGAAAATAGAAGCACTCGAAAATCGCGTAAAAGAACTTGAAGACAGCCGTAATTAA
- the mgtE gene encoding magnesium transporter, which translates to MENFIDFEKLGELISTRNYRELRVKLAEMNEVNIALFIEELPVEKATVAFRTLPKGLAADVFANLSSDTQEYIIGSINDQELAVIVEDLFVDDAVDMLEELPASVVKRVLKNATPDTRALINQFLQYPENSAGSIMTAEFTDLRRNMTVEDAIKHIRRTGEDRETVYTCYVIDDRRILDGVVTVKDLLLSEDDCSIENIMNTNFVSVTTLEDREEVAKLFAKYDLLSIPVVDHEGRLVGIVTVDDAVDVMEQEATEDFEKMAAMIPSEKPYLKTGVFVLAKNRIMWLLVLMISGMITGSILGKYEAAFAAMPMLVTFIPMLTDTGGNAGSQSSTLVIRGMAVSEISTKDLVAVMWKELRVSMLVGIALSAVNFVRLVITYPGNELIALTVALSLFATVVIAKTIGGALPIIAKLFKADPAIMAAPLITTIVDAFSLIIYFSVAEKLLHL; encoded by the coding sequence ATGGAAAATTTCATCGATTTTGAAAAATTAGGAGAACTGATTAGCACCCGAAATTACCGTGAGCTTCGTGTAAAACTAGCTGAAATGAATGAAGTAAACATCGCACTTTTTATTGAAGAATTGCCAGTAGAAAAGGCAACCGTTGCTTTTCGCACCCTTCCGAAAGGTTTGGCAGCAGACGTTTTTGCAAATTTATCATCCGATACTCAGGAATATATTATTGGCTCAATTAACGACCAAGAGCTGGCTGTAATTGTTGAAGATTTGTTTGTAGACGATGCAGTTGATATGCTTGAGGAACTGCCTGCAAGCGTAGTTAAACGTGTATTAAAAAATGCAACACCCGATACCCGTGCGCTCATCAATCAATTTTTACAGTATCCCGAAAATTCTGCAGGCAGTATTATGACCGCCGAATTTACAGATTTGCGCCGCAACATGACGGTTGAAGATGCAATTAAGCACATTCGCCGTACAGGCGAGGACCGCGAAACCGTATATACTTGTTATGTTATTGATGACAGACGTATTTTAGACGGTGTGGTTACTGTTAAAGATTTATTGCTAAGCGAAGACGATTGCAGCATTGAAAATATTATGAATACCAATTTTGTATCGGTGACTACTTTAGAAGACCGCGAAGAAGTAGCAAAGCTGTTTGCTAAATACGATCTTTTATCAATACCTGTTGTAGACCATGAGGGGCGTTTGGTGGGCATTGTAACCGTTGATGACGCCGTTGATGTTATGGAACAGGAAGCTACTGAAGACTTTGAAAAAATGGCAGCGATGATTCCTTCAGAAAAACCGTACCTAAAAACAGGAGTGTTTGTTCTTGCAAAAAACCGTATCATGTGGCTGTTGGTACTGATGATTTCAGGAATGATTACAGGCAGCATATTAGGCAAATACGAAGCGGCATTCGCGGCTATGCCAATGCTTGTTACGTTTATCCCTATGCTTACCGATACAGGCGGAAATGCAGGCTCACAAAGCAGCACTCTGGTGATACGTGGTATGGCGGTATCAGAGATTAGCACCAAAGACTTGGTGGCAGTTATGTGGAAAGAATTGCGCGTGAGCATGCTGGTAGGTATCGCGCTGAGTGCGGTAAATTTTGTTCGCTTGGTGATTACGTACCCCGGTAACGAATTAATTGCACTAACCGTTGCACTCTCGTTGTTTGCTACGGTGGTTATAGCAAAAACAATCGGCGGAGCACTGCCGATTATAGCCAAATTATTTAAAGCCGACCCGGCAATTATGGCAGCTCCCCTTATTACTACGATTGTTGACGCATTTTCGCTTATCATTTACTTTTCTGTGGCAGAAAAATTGCTCCACCTATAA
- a CDS encoding ATP-binding protein: MGYSKELFEFALNTLSERRNAAKAKSSARKDELYRHLPRLREIENELAGTGMELVYAVMAGGKNTADAVATIKEKNLALQNERTVLLKQAGVGADYLEPVFVCNKCKDEGYIQNKMCSCMEKIMRDEKLRRLNSASSLSLSSFSNFRLDYYPVAADSNGISPRKRMEEIYSTCCRFTNEFGKTRCENLLMIGATGLGKTHLSLAIANEVISKGYEVIYGSVQDLFRRAENEKFSREGTSYETLETLLECDLLILDDLGSEFVTGFTSALLYNIINTRINTHKSTIISTNLPLKELNNQYADRVVSRLTGNYNVLWFQGNDVRKLLLSKR, from the coding sequence ATGGGTTATTCCAAAGAACTTTTTGAATTTGCACTGAACACGTTAAGCGAACGACGCAATGCAGCAAAAGCCAAGTCATCGGCACGTAAAGATGAGTTGTACCGCCACCTGCCCCGCTTACGAGAGATTGAAAACGAACTTGCCGGCACAGGGATGGAACTGGTATATGCAGTGATGGCAGGCGGAAAAAATACAGCCGATGCCGTTGCTACAATAAAAGAGAAAAACCTTGCGCTGCAAAACGAACGCACTGTTTTGCTAAAACAGGCAGGGGTTGGTGCAGATTATCTTGAACCTGTCTTTGTATGTAATAAATGCAAAGACGAAGGCTATATTCAAAACAAAATGTGCAGTTGTATGGAAAAGATTATGCGCGATGAAAAACTGCGCAGGCTCAACTCGGCATCTTCTCTTTCACTCTCGAGCTTTTCTAATTTCCGCCTCGATTATTACCCCGTTGCAGCAGATAGCAATGGTATATCGCCCCGAAAACGCATGGAAGAAATCTATAGCACCTGCTGCCGATTTACAAATGAATTTGGCAAAACGAGATGCGAAAATTTACTTATGATTGGTGCAACAGGGCTTGGAAAAACCCATCTTTCTCTTGCGATTGCCAACGAAGTGATCTCGAAAGGCTATGAGGTCATCTACGGTTCGGTGCAAGATTTGTTTCGGCGTGCAGAAAACGAAAAGTTTTCGCGCGAAGGTACCAGTTACGAGACATTGGAAACTTTGCTGGAATGCGACTTGCTGATTTTGGATGATCTTGGCTCGGAATTTGTAACAGGTTTTACCTCTGCGTTGCTTTATAACATTATAAATACGCGCATCAACACACATAAATCAACCATTATCAGCACAAACCTGCCATTGAAAGAGTTAAATAACCAGTATGCCGACCGTGTAGTATCTCGTTTGACGGGAAATTACAATGTTTTATGGTTTCAAGGAAATGATGTGCGAAAACTCCTGCTGAGCAAACGCTGA
- a CDS encoding DnaD domain protein: MKYSLDFGLWNSVFAVPTQIVDQHIKMCGAAHLKVLLVLLRNAGSELQLTDIAALLNLSAGDTQDALNYWIQAGVLCAQPGPESTVLNVGDDEPAPVQPAAGSPMCAPNTEVQQKTEKVRVKHSVGSAPLQKPRPAEIAKMIEHSSELKSLLSEAEAALGKTLTSSDISTLAALYDWAGISVAVLLTVIEYCKQIGKTNLRYIEKVAINWQERGIDTFDKAERFIKESLETDAQTKLIKTAFGIYDRALTSKENEFVKAWFHDYKFDIPVIKLAYERSIEHTGKVSFPYINKVLTNWHSQNITTPEQATKEEAAFARQKTEREKPKSSYDIDELEQFFLHNSPK, translated from the coding sequence ATGAAATATTCACTCGATTTTGGTTTGTGGAACTCGGTTTTTGCCGTCCCTACCCAAATTGTTGATCAACATATTAAAATGTGCGGCGCAGCTCATCTTAAAGTACTGTTGGTACTGTTGCGAAATGCAGGCAGTGAACTCCAGTTAACAGATATCGCAGCCCTGCTGAATCTTTCAGCAGGTGACACGCAGGATGCGCTCAATTACTGGATACAGGCAGGGGTGCTTTGCGCCCAGCCCGGGCCGGAAAGCACTGTCCTAAACGTAGGGGATGATGAGCCTGCCCCAGTGCAGCCAGCAGCCGGTTCCCCCATGTGTGCCCCAAACACCGAAGTACAGCAAAAAACCGAAAAAGTTCGTGTTAAGCACTCTGTCGGCAGTGCTCCGCTGCAAAAACCAAGGCCCGCTGAAATTGCAAAAATGATAGAACACAGCAGCGAGTTAAAGTCTCTGCTTTCAGAGGCAGAGGCAGCACTGGGCAAAACGCTTACTTCGTCAGATATTTCTACTTTAGCCGCTTTATATGATTGGGCGGGTATTTCGGTAGCCGTACTGTTAACAGTAATTGAATACTGCAAACAAATAGGTAAAACGAATTTACGATACATAGAAAAAGTTGCAATAAACTGGCAAGAGCGTGGCATAGATACGTTTGACAAAGCAGAACGTTTTATTAAAGAAAGCTTGGAAACCGATGCACAGACAAAGCTGATTAAAACTGCATTTGGTATTTATGACCGTGCTTTGACCTCAAAAGAAAATGAATTTGTTAAAGCCTGGTTTCATGATTACAAGTTTGATATTCCAGTCATCAAGCTCGCATACGAACGCTCGATTGAGCACACCGGCAAGGTGAGTTTTCCCTATATCAACAAGGTACTTACCAACTGGCACAGCCAGAATATTACAACACCCGAACAGGCTACCAAAGAGGAAGCTGCATTTGCAAGACAAAAGACCGAGCGTGAGAAGCCAAAATCCTCGTACGATATCGACGAACTTGAACAGTTTTTTCTACATAACTCTCCGAAATAG
- a CDS encoding DNA-deoxyinosine glycosylase, producing MERIQHTITPVYDAQCRILVLGTMPSPKSREIGFYYGHAQNRFWRVMAAVLNTSVPQTIAEKRLFLLNNHIALWDVLQQCEIKGADDSSIRKPIVNDFTLIFDTADIRQVFTTGAAATKLYTTLSASADRHPTIYLPSTSAANCRISFEALVEKYSIIKRYL from the coding sequence ATGGAGAGAATACAGCATACCATTACCCCAGTTTATGATGCACAGTGTCGCATTTTAGTATTAGGTACAATGCCTTCGCCAAAATCCCGCGAAATAGGTTTTTATTATGGGCACGCCCAAAATCGTTTTTGGCGTGTTATGGCAGCGGTACTGAATACATCTGTACCGCAAACAATTGCGGAAAAACGTTTATTTTTATTGAACAACCACATTGCACTGTGGGATGTATTGCAACAATGTGAAATCAAAGGCGCGGATGACAGCAGTATCCGCAAACCTATAGTAAATGATTTCACCCTCATTTTTGACACAGCGGATATTCGGCAGGTTTTTACCACAGGGGCAGCAGCTACCAAACTTTATACCACACTATCTGCAAGTGCAGATAGGCATCCCACTATTTATCTGCCCTCTACGAGCGCTGCGAATTGCAGAATTAGTTTTGAAGCTTTGGTTGAAAAATATAGCATTATAAAAAGATATTTGTAA